aacctttCTATTGATGATGTCACTGATCTGTGTCTCTCTACAGCTCTGACTCCCTCTTGTGGTCTGAAGAGAATAAACATCTTCATCATCTGATCAATATTCACTTCACAAACAAACGCATTCATGAATGTTGACAAATAATAACAATCAGACTTCAATATTTTAAGACTCTTTGCGTTTTCTTCAGTATGTGTGAACAGAAATATGAATGTGTTATTGTTATGATGGAGGCGGAACAGAAGCCGTATAATTGAAGATGTTTTGAAAGGTGGACGATATCATTATCCCTCATATGTGTCATTATATCAGTTAATAACGGAATAATTGTCACGGCTCTGACAGAAACCTTTTCTTACCGTTGAACGGAGAAACTTTCTGGCGTGCAGGCGCGTTAACTGCTGTCTGCCTGTCACGCGCAGCCGCAGCCGCAGGCGCAGACGAGCCCAGTGGTGTCAATTATATTTGATTGACTGAGTAAAAcgaacacaaataaaacaaaacaatggacACAAAAATCTATAGACGAGACTCCTGTCAAATCAACTCctgcattcacacacacacacacacacacgcacgcacgcacgcacgcacgcacacacacacacacagtctctctctctctctctcggtttcTGTCCGTCTCTCTACCAGCAGCACCAATTAAAGCCCCTGGTGTCTTCAGAGGGGCAGAAGAGCTGACCAACACAAGCTAATAATGACCAATCTTCTGTTTCTGTTCAATCTTGTTGAACTAATACAACTTTCCATTTGGCTTCATGATATAATAATGTCTaaagtgttttaatatttatttcaatattcaAACGTCAGTACAATGATGGTTCCTTTCAGTCAAATATAATACTTAAATTATAAATCAAACATTTACTCGATAACAGTACAGATTACACACAACAAAACCGCAGGGAATTATTTAAGTGAATGCAAAAGTAAAGAACTGGTGTCAGTCTGATATGATGTCACTACTGAATAATGAATATGATTGAagtaagtgaaagtgacctattagtcagatatggtgacccatacccgaaatgtgacctctgcttttaacccatccagagagtagtgaacacacacacagcaagtggtgaacacacgtacacccggaggaGTAAGTAGGGgttggtgccttgctcaagggcacctcagtggttacccgccggccctgaggatcgaaccggcaaccttctggtcacgagtcccactctcaGAACGTAACCTTGACAACAGCATCACCGCTTCTGCTTTCAAGATGATCGAGACTGTACAAAATCACAGTACTGAAAAATTATTATTCCGAAAAAGTTGCATTTACAGTCATTTGTCCTGTAAGAAAGTacgtttgtatgttttatttacaggtcATGTGATCATGTTATGATGTTGTTGATGATTGTGTGTCTGCTCTTTAAACAGCAGCGCTCTTGTGTTTGCTCTTGGTTTCGGTCTTTTTTCCAGGCGGACTCGGTGTCGGGCCGGTGCTTGACTGTTTTCCAGCGCTGGACGtctgaatgttattattgttgctGTTCTGGTTTCCGCTCAGACTTTCCATCAAAGACCGAAAGGTCCCAAACGGCCGTTTCCCTGATTCCGCCTTGTCTTTGCCGGATGACACTTTGGCGTCGCCCGTGGGCGTGTCTTTGCGTGGCGGCTCGTCGAAGGTGACCCTCAGTTTGAGGTTCTGTGAGGTCTTTCTGCGGGAGGATGGTGATTTCAGGGCACTTTTGGGGCTTGTGGTGATCTTTTCATTCGTCCCGTCGGGTTTGGATTCAGGATCGCTGCAGTCTGATGATGGCGAGGCGTTACAAACCTCCACAGATTTAGAAGTCCTGTGAGCGAAAGAGAACTTGCGGTCGCCGGTGGAGCTCGTCTTGTGTTTGGTCATCAGATGAAGCTCGTCGGCCTCGGCGATGGGCAGCTGGGTGGGCCGCTCGGGTCTGGAGTGTTTGGACTCATCTGGAGGGTAAGTGTCGCCATCTGACTCGCTGAGCGACCGCTGCATGATCTGTTTCAGACGGGCGAGTTTCAGCTCCCGCTTCTCCGCCACGCCAGGCCTCCTCATTGGTCCTGCTCCAGGCCCCGCCCCTGACTCCGGCCCACCTACACCTTCAGTCGGCCTGCTTCTGTCCCCGCCTGCTTCTGTCTCCACCTGCTTCTGTCTCACAATCCACTGACCGTTATCAGGACCAACTTCAGCGGTTAAACTCATTTCTGACCACGTGTCAGCTGGACCACCATGAGAACTGATCGAGAAGAAacagacatgagacacattTACAGACTCTACAGAATCATAGTGAAGTCATCACAACTGTCAACTGTAACACAAATGTAAgctttaaatgtaacaaagtttTGCAGCATGAGCGTTATGTTATACTGAAGCGATTCGCTATCTGCTCTACAACAAAAAACAAGCAGAATTGAACAGCAAGTTTCGTAAAGAAGGAGAGGAGACCTTGGTGATCGTGGCCGTCCGTTTGCTTCATGGGTTTGTAAGAAGAGTTGAAGTTGATTCTGTAGAGCTACACGCGCTGTGGTTTGTCTGTGACGTGTAGAAACACAATGTCGAAGAAATAAAATCACACAATGACCAACAGTAATACAgacttttattatgaaagtaAACATGTGTTCTTACTCGTGCAGCTGTTTGGTGAGTTTGACCACCTGTGAGGCGAGAGACATGCACGTCTCCACCACCACCAGATACCGCGAGCAGGTCATGTGACCCTGATGCTCGGCGCACTGCGACGGCCGCTCGCCCTGCTGGTTCTGAATGGTCACATTAGACCCGTACTCCACCAACGTCTGAAacgcaacacaacacaacacaacactgagGAAGAGGAACAGACAAGCAttcaataataaacatttacagaaCTGTCTGCACAACAGACCTCCACAAACATGACTACAGGTCTTTATGCATTCATTTGGTTTTTCATGACACATTCAGCCTCTCGCTACAGCAGCAGGAAACTGGAGCCAATGCTACTTCCTGTCTGATAGAGCTACTTCCTGTCTGTGCTTCCCTGTGTGTCCCAGACAAAACAAGAGAGGGAACAGCGTGCAtgtagagagagcgagagcgagagcgagagagagagatgatgatgaaggACCTGAAGACAGCTCAAGTGTCCGTGTTGAGCCACCACATGAACCGCCGTGTTTCCGTTCTGATCCACCTCGTCCAGAGAGATGCCCTGCTCCTGCATGAACTGCAACAGCCACAGCAGCACACGTtcctgccacacacacacacggtcacATGATCAGTCCCATGATCCGGCCGCTGGAGCATGATCGACTCGACTCGACTCCTCACCTGTCCGTAGCGAGCGGCGTAATGGATGAGGCTGGGATGTTCTCTAGTGCAGCTGAGCTCAGCGATGGCTTCTGTCTCACTCACCATCCAGCGCACACATTCAAGACAACCGTtctacacaaaacacacacacgtgatcATCAAGAATATCTGATCTGCATCTACAAGAAACATCAGCTGACGTGATATCTGCTCTATATGATGGTTTCGTCAGATCAGACTATGACAGGCAGAGGTACCTTGACTCCAAGTCCAGCGGGCGTGAGCTGCTGAGTGTTGCGTTCGTTCAGACAGTCTTCTCCCATCAGAGAGGTGAGGTGCTGCAGACAGTCAGCGTGACCGTGAGCGGCAGAGATGTGCAGCAGATTGTTTCCCTCCTCGTCTCTGATCCGCTCCAGATTCTCTGCTGCGACGTGCGGCTGCGCAGACACACCTCACAGTTATTTCACTTCATTACTCTCACGTCAAACGTCACATCGAGCTCTTACCAGCAGTGAGATCTGGCCCTCTCTGACCACGTTCATGATGTTCTGACTCCTCTTCGTTTCGTCATCCAACTCTCCAAACGCTCTCGACCCCGGCCAGCTCTTGTCCTGCCTCGTGCCTTTGGCTCCGTGAGGAGGGTTGGTGGGGCAGTCGCCTGGACTTCCGGCTTTATGGGTGGGCGTGTCGGGGAAGGGCAGACCTGAGAAGAGCCTGTCTGAGTCCGAGCCGTGGAGTGAGCTGGCCGAGCGCTCAAACCCGCCGAGAAACTCCAGATCTGTGGACTTGGACTTCCTGATGTCTGGCCAGAACTGCGTTCCGCTGAGGCTCTCGGCGTGAGTGAGCGACGCGCCCTTGATACCCGCGCTACCCGACGTCTTCTTCTCCGAAGCCACGCGTGGAAGAGTGGCCATCTGCTGGCCGGATTTAATGTACGGCACGTCCAGGATCTCGTCCATATCCAGATCGTAGTGTTCTAGATCGCCAAACAGAGCTCCAGTCCCACCGGCTCGGCTCTTGAGTCCCTGAGCATCACATGGAGAAACAGAGACGGCTACACGCCACTCCGCGTTCTTCCCGTCGGCCTCCGCGTCCGACACCTCCGGCTGGTGTTTGAGCGGAGACACGCGTTTGACGGGTCTGAATTTGCTGTACACATCGGCGATGCCGGTAGGTTTGATTCCCGCCCCGCTGACTGAAGACGGGTTCCGAGCCCAGTTGATCGCAGGAGCTGAAAGGAAACACGTGGATTTAAATCCTGTGACACAGACGTGTTGGACTCTCGTTCATAAACCGTTCGTGTCACTACATGAATGAAGATGAGATGAAATCACAAACCTTGTCTGTCCTCAGTCTGTCCATCATGCCGTCGACACAGTTCAGGAATGTTCTTTGATGAGAACTGAAACAGGAGAGAACATTACAAttggctagttgcacaagatagTGCCGGTGAGTCTTGGGACGCCAGACTAAGTTCCGGCATATATGGGAAAAGGAAgatttttggccggcaaatatgggtttttttttagataaaaaagaagaaagtaatatatcggcgatatgacagatcctctttacatcGCTGAGCACTTCGTTAATCCAAAACATCTCCtacgaccggaaattagtctgccgaTCCTGGCGTcacaaaagctcaccggcgccatcttgagcAACTAGCCCATTCAACACATTATCATTAAAGGGGGGATTtaacgctgtttcatgcattctggcttctttacactgttgaatgtgctggcttctcatgcttaacatggtcaacttgttaaaaaacgagttggacgtatgataTAGTGTTTCTGTGCTTGAACATGTTTCTGAAAGATTTTTCTGTGACGACACAGTGATCCTATtcctttattgggcaattctcctggaGAAGCATGCCCACGCCAAGGcaaaagaaagagcccgccaACCGCCGAGCAgaaggaagacccgcttatcaagattggctgttctgcgtcaagattggctgcgctgtgggcctgcagctgcagctcgttactcttgccatagtgaagttgaggtgtgtctgtttgttcacgacatttcagtgatggatgttatataaacgctggatataacgctggatttggagatggtttgagactgatagatggagcggtcccagtgctaaaagatgccggacatgaaccgcacgaggtaagtcaaactaagtcacatgtctgtgttttgttggcaatcggcgtgtacgtgcataatgtaaacaacaggaagggataatgtgatgatgtgttgtgtgctcgtgctgtagttccgtcccccgCCCATCATCAATGCGCTCatgtttttctggaaataatggtacagctgtatctctcttttataaatgtgatcaaactaaatactctttgaagatatgaCGTATGGAATACTACTGTacaggcactcaagattaatatgagattggcagaaaatgCCTGTGCTATGCGATCTTTAAAGTGTGTGTAAGagcatacattttcataacgTTAATTTGTAGATGTGTGTTTAAATATTATGATTAATAATATGAGCAATTTTGAATTTTCTCTGAAAAACTGTACAATTGAAGCTCCA
Above is a genomic segment from Triplophysa rosa linkage group LG17, Trosa_1v2, whole genome shotgun sequence containing:
- the sncaip gene encoding synphilin-1 — encoded protein: MDVPEYLDLDEIDFTDDLPFSSKNIPELCRRHDGQTEDRQAPAINWARNPSSVSGAGIKPTGIADVYSKFRPVKRVSPLKHQPEVSDAEADGKNAEWRVAVSVSPCDAQGLKSRAGGTGALFGDLEHYDLDMDEILDVPYIKSGQQMATLPRVASEKKTSGSAGIKGASLTHAESLSGTQFWPDIRKSKSTDLEFLGGFERSASSLHGSDSDRLFSGLPFPDTPTHKAGSPGDCPTNPPHGAKGTRQDKSWPGSRAFGELDDETKRSQNIMNVVREGQISLLPHVAAENLERIRDEEGNNLLHISAAHGHADCLQHLTSLMGEDCLNERNTQQLTPAGLGVKNGCLECVRWMVSETEAIAELSCTREHPSLIHYAARYGQERVLLWLLQFMQEQGISLDEVDQNGNTAVHVVAQHGHLSCLQTLVEYGSNVTIQNQQGERPSQCAEHQGHMTCSRYLVVVETCMSLASQVVKLTKQLHEQTTARVALQNQLQLFLQTHEANGRPRSPSSHGGPADTWSEMSLTAEVGPDNGQWIVRQKQVETEAGGDRSRPTEGVGGPESGAGPGAGPMRRPGVAEKRELKLARLKQIMQRSLSESDGDTYPPDESKHSRPERPTQLPIAEADELHLMTKHKTSSTGDRKFSFAHRTSKSVEVCNASPSSDCSDPESKPDGTNEKITTSPKSALKSPSSRRKTSQNLKLRVTFDEPPRKDTPTGDAKVSSGKDKAESGKRPFGTFRSLMESLSGNQNSNNNNIQTSSAGKQSSTGPTPSPPGKKTETKSKHKSAAV